The following proteins are co-located in the Microbulbifer sp. VAAF005 genome:
- a CDS encoding diguanylate cyclase, whose product MKKTIGEFELWTQKGGPKWHYRLVCCAVLMFAILLSMPSYPHTVVDVTSLEGGSKPSGLNAIWHDPSGFGNIVEAEKSYKNKLFLPLGTAGSTGLKSGAFWSHFILKNSSSETVYVSIEYVDNQLDGLTAFSRIQGGSQPYTELASLSANQPFSSRKIRHHRFAFPLEIRPFASKEMMVKFDVGVLGVAFPSMRIWRPEQLEERSKAEAILTSFLFGGYFLMAILALIGAITARKNILYLYSLYSVTKIWVWGSLLGYTHQYLLQEQFDWRYQSISSAVAILTGILFARYFLETAKYTPRLDYFLKLILLNGLFLVICVVLQWEALGHISMMLALFFYPGVVVVALVRWRQGDTSAAVFALAWGVLVLGLLVQAMRDLGYVVHNPINYYWPPVASFVEMLAIMIAIGLLVKRLRQQKETAEKKYLLHLEASRTELEQQVKLRTQELEYAKAKAEEEARTDPLTGIFNRRCFFEEASNLVAVAINNQMPLCVLMLDIDNFKSVNDIHGHLIGDQALCATARVISQHVRDVDIFGRIGGEEFALVLSSNVEGAMKVANRIHRDIAKIVIKSAVGQAQFTASIGIARLQGREDILELMRRADSALYQAKRAGRNRIVECAEAT is encoded by the coding sequence ATGAAAAAAACAATTGGTGAATTTGAACTGTGGACTCAAAAGGGTGGTCCTAAATGGCACTACCGTTTGGTTTGCTGTGCAGTGCTGATGTTTGCCATACTTCTTTCTATGCCCAGCTACCCCCATACGGTTGTGGATGTCACCTCGTTGGAGGGAGGAAGTAAACCGAGTGGCTTAAATGCAATTTGGCATGATCCATCGGGGTTTGGAAACATTGTTGAAGCTGAAAAATCTTACAAAAATAAACTTTTTCTTCCCCTGGGAACTGCTGGATCTACCGGACTTAAATCTGGAGCCTTCTGGTCTCACTTCATATTAAAAAACTCCAGTAGTGAAACAGTTTATGTCTCAATTGAATATGTGGATAACCAGCTCGATGGGCTGACGGCCTTTTCTAGGATTCAGGGCGGCAGTCAACCTTATACGGAGCTGGCAAGTCTGTCTGCGAATCAGCCTTTTTCCAGTCGAAAAATCAGGCATCATCGCTTTGCTTTTCCATTGGAAATCCGCCCCTTCGCATCAAAGGAAATGATGGTTAAATTTGATGTTGGAGTTTTAGGTGTTGCCTTTCCCAGTATGCGTATTTGGCGACCTGAACAACTTGAAGAGAGGAGTAAGGCTGAGGCCATTTTAACGTCATTTCTTTTTGGTGGTTATTTTTTGATGGCCATTCTTGCGCTGATTGGTGCTATTACTGCGCGTAAGAATATCCTGTATCTATACTCGTTATATTCCGTAACGAAAATTTGGGTGTGGGGATCTTTACTGGGATATACCCACCAATATTTGCTTCAAGAGCAATTTGATTGGCGCTATCAATCGATTAGTAGTGCTGTGGCGATCCTAACCGGAATTCTTTTTGCCCGATACTTTCTTGAAACGGCAAAGTACACCCCAAGACTGGATTACTTTTTAAAATTAATTCTACTCAACGGTTTATTCCTGGTTATTTGCGTTGTACTGCAGTGGGAGGCTCTGGGGCACATTTCCATGATGCTCGCTCTGTTTTTCTATCCTGGCGTTGTTGTTGTCGCATTGGTACGTTGGCGACAGGGGGATACTTCTGCGGCCGTTTTTGCTTTAGCCTGGGGCGTTTTGGTGTTGGGGCTTTTGGTACAGGCGATGAGGGATCTCGGTTATGTGGTGCACAATCCAATTAATTATTATTGGCCCCCGGTTGCCTCTTTTGTTGAGATGTTGGCAATAATGATAGCTATTGGATTACTGGTAAAACGTTTACGGCAACAAAAAGAGACTGCAGAAAAGAAGTATCTACTACACCTGGAAGCCTCGAGAACCGAGCTGGAGCAACAGGTAAAACTTCGCACACAGGAATTGGAGTACGCTAAAGCCAAGGCTGAAGAGGAGGCGCGCACAGACCCGCTAACAGGTATTTTTAATCGCCGCTGCTTTTTTGAAGAGGCCAGTAATCTAGTGGCTGTGGCAATTAATAACCAAATGCCATTGTGTGTATTAATGCTGGATATCGACAATTTTAAATCTGTTAATGATATTCATGGCCACTTAATCGGCGATCAGGCACTCTGTGCGACTGCCCGAGTAATTTCCCAACACGTACGGGATGTGGATATCTTCGGGCGTATTGGTGGGGAGGAATTCGCGCTAGTACTCAGCTCCAATGTCGAAGGAGCTATGAAGGTTGCCAATCGTATACACCGGGATATCGCTAAAATCGTGATTAAAAGTGCCGTTGGGCAAGCTCAGTTTACCGCAAGTATTGGCATCGCCCGTCTGCAGGGGCGAGAAGATATCCTGGAGCTAATGCGACGAGCAGACTCTGCGTTGTATCAGGCCAAACGCGCTGGACGTAATCGTATTGTGGAGTGCGCTGAAGCTACGTAA
- a CDS encoding MarC family protein, with translation MNDWISSFVFFFAVIDPVGTLPVFIAVTSRHAEWQKRRIAWLAVLVATGILLFFLVAGQFFLEAIGVPLSAFQVAGGVVLFLFALTMIFGESKPEQEIEIIREGHETAIFPLAVPSIASPGAMLAAVVLTDNHRFDVVHQLSTASAMIAVLAIVILLLLTANWIYRFIGDAGASIVSRVMGLILASVATTNVLVGIQQFFSI, from the coding sequence TTGAACGATTGGATCAGTAGCTTTGTCTTTTTCTTTGCTGTGATTGACCCGGTGGGTACTCTGCCAGTGTTTATCGCAGTCACTTCACGACATGCAGAGTGGCAAAAGCGCAGGATAGCCTGGCTGGCAGTACTCGTTGCCACCGGGATCTTGTTGTTCTTTTTGGTCGCAGGGCAATTCTTCCTCGAGGCGATTGGCGTGCCCCTTTCTGCATTTCAGGTAGCTGGAGGCGTCGTCCTGTTCCTGTTTGCCTTAACCATGATATTTGGTGAGAGCAAGCCAGAGCAGGAGATAGAAATCATCCGTGAGGGGCATGAGACAGCGATTTTCCCTCTTGCGGTGCCCTCCATTGCCTCACCCGGAGCCATGCTCGCGGCTGTGGTACTCACAGATAACCATCGATTTGATGTGGTTCATCAGCTGAGTACAGCATCTGCCATGATAGCTGTATTGGCGATAGTGATATTGCTGCTGCTAACTGCCAACTGGATATATCGATTTATTGGTGATGCCGGGGCCAGTATCGTAAGTCGCGTTATGGGGCTGATCCTGGCCTCCGTAGCAACAACCAATGTACTTGTCGGGATTCAGCAGTTCTTTTCAATTTAA
- a CDS encoding sulfite exporter TauE/SafE family protein, translating to MIELLLLIFGVLIWYISTLAAGGGALLLVPVISFTVGPHLVAPTVTIAKCLASPYRALVFWSYIDWRVVRWLTPGSLVGALLGAYSYTQMSPEWIQIVVGLFLMSTILQYRFGHRERSFPMSLPYFLPLGLVTAFASGLIGAMGPLKNPFLLNYGLEKESLIATKAFNGLLMQLVKLGTYITFSAVSLELAFYGVAAGLGGIIGVTLAKRRLNQVSFKKFRKYTLLVMFLCGLVLVIKALYDMA from the coding sequence ATGATAGAGCTATTGCTGCTGATTTTTGGCGTCTTGATTTGGTATATCAGCACGCTTGCGGCCGGGGGCGGGGCACTGCTCCTTGTTCCTGTGATTAGCTTTACCGTTGGCCCACACCTGGTTGCACCAACGGTAACCATTGCCAAGTGCCTGGCTTCGCCATACCGGGCACTGGTTTTCTGGTCCTATATTGATTGGCGGGTAGTACGCTGGCTTACCCCGGGAAGCTTAGTCGGGGCATTGTTAGGTGCATATTCCTATACACAGATGTCCCCAGAGTGGATACAAATAGTGGTTGGGCTTTTTTTAATGTCCACGATACTTCAGTATCGCTTTGGCCATAGGGAAAGATCTTTTCCCATGTCACTTCCCTATTTTTTACCTTTGGGATTGGTGACCGCTTTTGCTTCCGGTCTTATTGGGGCAATGGGTCCGCTTAAGAACCCTTTCTTGCTGAATTATGGCCTCGAGAAAGAATCCCTGATAGCCACTAAGGCCTTTAATGGGCTGTTAATGCAGCTTGTAAAGCTGGGAACTTATATTACATTCTCGGCGGTATCCCTAGAGTTGGCATTCTATGGTGTGGCGGCTGGGCTTGGGGGGATTATTGGTGTAACCCTCGCGAAAAGGAGATTGAATCAGGTCAGCTTTAAAAAGTTTAGGAAATACACTCTATTGGTAATGTTCTTGTGTGGCTTGGTACTAGTGATAAAAGCGCTTTATGACATGGCTTAG
- the aceK gene encoding bifunctional isocitrate dehydrogenase kinase/phosphatase codes for MTNHSPTARRIAKTILNGFDAYFADYQNITLGAKARFETASWQAAHEANKARIDLYKTKVTQVVDLVHSVTSKDTSQLELWRDARATYAQLIANHSNYEIAETFFNSVFCSQFHHTNIHDSNIFVKPSRAPEDKPLRDYSIYISYSGRHGLECMVEDILKDFSFSTPWENMERDIAHICESLRSAPLANVDNEKHLRVDMLESVFYRNKAAYLVGRIILNGEVIPMILPCLNNGRGGIFVDTLIYNNDSASIIFSFTRSYFMVDAPIPSRFVRFLSTIMPLKEKSELYNSIGFHKHGKTEFYRHILAHMKVSNDKFVIAPGIKGMVMSVFTLPSYPVVFKVIKDEFDQPKTVTEKIVKEKYKFVSRSDRVGRMADTQEYSYFIFYRNRFSEELIKELQEVAPSKLIIDEKRVIIKHLYVERRMEPLNLYLQHANEEQTKEAMEEYGNAIKQLAAANIFPGDMLLKNFGVTRHGRVVFYDYDELCPLTECNFRKIPEAHTSEQELADKPWYTVAEADVFPEEFRLFFSGNPTARAAFEKLHGDLYNYRFWKLLQDRIRAGHVESAFPYRRKWRFPRRSHNRAQQK; via the coding sequence ATGACGAATCACTCACCGACCGCCCGACGCATCGCTAAAACCATCCTCAATGGTTTTGACGCCTATTTCGCAGACTATCAGAACATCACTTTGGGCGCCAAGGCCCGTTTTGAAACCGCCTCCTGGCAAGCGGCACACGAGGCCAATAAAGCCCGGATCGATCTGTACAAAACCAAGGTCACCCAAGTGGTGGACCTGGTCCATTCGGTAACCAGCAAGGACACCAGCCAGCTGGAGCTGTGGCGTGATGCCCGCGCCACTTATGCACAGCTGATTGCCAATCACAGCAATTATGAGATCGCCGAGACCTTTTTTAACTCGGTGTTTTGCAGCCAGTTTCACCACACCAACATTCACGACAGCAATATCTTCGTCAAGCCGTCCCGAGCACCGGAAGACAAACCGCTACGGGATTACAGCATCTATATCAGTTACAGCGGCCGCCACGGCCTCGAGTGTATGGTCGAAGATATTCTCAAGGATTTCAGCTTCTCCACGCCCTGGGAGAATATGGAGCGCGACATTGCCCATATCTGCGAATCCCTGCGCAGCGCCCCCCTGGCCAATGTGGACAACGAGAAACACTTGCGGGTGGATATGCTGGAGTCGGTTTTCTACCGTAACAAAGCGGCCTATCTGGTGGGGCGCATTATCCTGAACGGCGAAGTTATCCCCATGATCCTGCCCTGCCTAAACAACGGGCGCGGCGGTATTTTTGTGGACACCCTTATCTACAATAACGACTCCGCCAGTATCATTTTCAGCTTTACCCGTTCCTACTTTATGGTGGATGCGCCAATCCCCTCCCGCTTTGTGCGCTTCCTGTCCACCATTATGCCGCTCAAGGAGAAGTCTGAGCTATACAACTCTATCGGCTTCCACAAACACGGTAAGACCGAGTTCTACCGCCATATCCTCGCCCATATGAAGGTCAGTAACGACAAGTTTGTTATTGCACCGGGCATTAAAGGGATGGTGATGAGTGTATTCACATTGCCCTCCTACCCGGTGGTATTTAAAGTCATTAAAGACGAGTTCGACCAGCCGAAAACTGTCACCGAAAAGATCGTAAAAGAAAAATACAAGTTCGTATCCCGCTCTGACCGGGTCGGCCGTATGGCTGACACCCAGGAGTATTCTTACTTTATTTTCTACCGCAATCGCTTCAGTGAAGAGCTGATCAAAGAACTGCAGGAAGTGGCACCATCAAAACTGATCATTGATGAGAAGCGGGTCATCATCAAACACCTGTATGTAGAGCGGCGTATGGAACCGCTTAACCTCTACCTGCAACATGCCAATGAAGAGCAAACCAAGGAGGCCATGGAAGAGTATGGCAATGCCATCAAACAGCTGGCAGCCGCAAATATCTTCCCAGGTGACATGTTGCTGAAAAACTTTGGGGTTACCCGTCACGGGCGGGTAGTCTTCTACGATTACGATGAACTCTGCCCATTGACGGAATGTAACTTCCGCAAGATTCCCGAAGCTCATACCTCTGAGCAGGAGCTGGCCGACAAGCCCTGGTATACCGTCGCAGAAGCCGACGTCTTCCCAGAAGAATTCCGCCTGTTCTTCTCTGGCAATCCCACCGCGCGCGCGGCATTCGAAAAGCTGCACGGCGATTTATACAACTATCGCTTCTGGAAACTCTTACAAGATCGTATTCGCGCCGGACATGTGGAGAGTGCTTTCCCCTATCGACGCAAGTGGCGTTTCCCGCGCCGCTCCCATAACCGTGCACAACAAAAGTAG
- a CDS encoding antibiotic biosynthesis monooxygenase: MFNNVGWIVEAKIKSGQEQAFKSIVDEMVEIISQQETGTLNYQYYISDSGEIIVYEHFKDVSAAHKHVDTWENYSERWLKTAEPTRVIYLGDLPKDLQARHAGLTPQQYHTYAGFERSH, from the coding sequence ATGTTTAATAATGTTGGCTGGATTGTGGAGGCGAAAATAAAGAGCGGACAGGAGCAGGCCTTTAAGTCAATTGTTGATGAAATGGTAGAGATAATCTCGCAGCAAGAAACGGGGACACTGAATTATCAGTACTATATTTCTGATAGTGGAGAAATTATTGTATACGAGCATTTCAAAGATGTAAGTGCCGCGCATAAACATGTGGATACCTGGGAGAATTATTCAGAGCGCTGGCTCAAGACGGCAGAACCCACTCGCGTCATCTATTTAGGCGATCTTCCCAAAGATCTTCAGGCACGCCATGCAGGCCTAACCCCCCAGCAGTATCACACCTATGCAGGATTCGAGCGCAGCCATTAA